The following are encoded in a window of Rubellicoccus peritrichatus genomic DNA:
- a CDS encoding efflux RND transporter permease subunit produces the protein MINWFARNGVAANLLALVLIVGGFFAFTRVKIELFPQFSLDTITVTVPFRGAAPEEVEENINMRIEERIQDLEGIKELRSTAIEGSGTVSAEVEKGYDARKLLDDIKSRVDAIDTFPEEAEQPVIEEILIKREVLAISLFGDTDEDTLKRIAEEVRDDLLAFPNITQVEIIGVRDYEISVEVSEDALRRYGLTFDDVVMAIRNSSIDLPGGSIKSQGGEILLRTKGQAYRSKEFEAIVLLTEQDGTRVTVGDVATVVDGFTDNPLRLTTNGQPGVDLEISEVGSQNPLDISDTVKAYVAEKKLQLPDGISMTIWRDSSFYLLGRLNMLIDNAIIGLILVLVVLTLFLRPSLAFWVTLGIPISFLGTFLIMPWVGLSVNLISLFGFILVLGIVVDDAIVVGESVFTEFQKNGPSVESSIRGTHVVAVPVTFAVLTTAVAFTPLLMLPGFQGKFLVAIPLVVIPTLLFSLVESKLILPYHLSLCHVGDHKRDKINAFQRFQRKISDGLEWHVEHHFRPLLRLCLNNRYLTLSAFVSVLMFVISLIAGGFIKFMPFPPVPSDYIGVMLTYPDGTPETVTSRGMDQVVEALNEVIAEVEAAGRANPVEDVQTVLGVHAFGGGPGGTLGTSNQSHLGQVVLELRKSEDRENANDGAVELAKRWRELVGDIPGIKELEFNAEAAGGQGEPIDIQITGHSLEQLRIVANEIKDKLRGFDGVFDIRDNLADGQKEIKLEIKESAEALGLTQADLGRQVRQAFYGEEAQRIQRGRDDIRVMVRYPRDERESIGNLEAMRIRTPDGREVPFSAVAEANVGLGYAAINRENRQRIVNVYADADKDKIDLQAVKADLENNIIPDVLAEFPGVRAEFGGESKEVRESMISLGKSVTLVAFVMYALLAIPFKSYLQPFIVMAVIPFGLVGAVLGHVLLGHPISMLSLFGIIALSGVVVNDSLVLVDFINRKRSEGMQLLEAVWDSGANRFRPILLTSLTTFIGLSPILLETSLQAQFLIPMAISLSFGVLFATFITLILVPTIYLVLEDIKGLFVGGSNA, from the coding sequence ATGATTAACTGGTTTGCAAGAAATGGCGTTGCCGCGAATCTGCTCGCACTGGTTCTGATTGTGGGAGGGTTCTTTGCATTCACGCGAGTCAAGATTGAGCTGTTCCCGCAATTCAGCCTTGATACGATTACGGTTACTGTGCCCTTTCGTGGTGCCGCCCCTGAAGAAGTCGAAGAGAACATCAACATGCGCATTGAAGAGCGCATTCAGGATCTTGAGGGAATCAAGGAACTGCGTTCAACGGCGATTGAAGGCTCCGGGACGGTATCTGCCGAAGTGGAAAAGGGCTACGATGCTCGCAAGTTACTGGATGATATAAAAAGCCGTGTTGATGCGATCGATACTTTTCCGGAGGAAGCGGAGCAGCCGGTTATTGAAGAGATTCTGATTAAGCGCGAAGTCCTGGCCATCAGTCTTTTTGGTGATACGGATGAGGATACATTAAAACGGATTGCTGAAGAGGTGAGGGATGACCTCTTGGCCTTTCCCAACATTACGCAGGTTGAAATTATCGGAGTGCGCGATTATGAGATCTCGGTTGAAGTCAGTGAAGATGCCTTGCGTCGTTATGGTCTGACTTTTGACGACGTTGTCATGGCGATCAGGAATTCGTCTATTGATTTGCCAGGTGGTTCCATCAAAAGCCAGGGTGGGGAAATTTTACTCCGCACTAAAGGCCAAGCTTACAGGAGCAAAGAGTTTGAAGCGATTGTTTTATTGACCGAGCAGGATGGCACCCGGGTGACGGTTGGAGATGTGGCTACGGTTGTTGATGGGTTTACGGATAACCCTCTCAGACTGACGACAAACGGGCAACCTGGTGTTGATTTGGAAATCTCTGAGGTGGGCAGTCAGAACCCGCTGGATATATCCGATACGGTGAAGGCATATGTTGCGGAAAAGAAGCTTCAACTTCCCGATGGTATCAGCATGACGATTTGGCGCGACTCATCTTTTTATCTGCTGGGACGTTTGAACATGCTGATTGATAATGCCATTATCGGGCTGATCCTGGTGCTGGTTGTTCTGACTTTGTTTCTCCGGCCTTCGTTGGCCTTTTGGGTAACCTTGGGCATTCCCATATCCTTCCTTGGTACGTTTCTGATCATGCCGTGGGTTGGACTGTCGGTTAATCTTATTTCTCTTTTCGGTTTTATTCTCGTTTTGGGAATCGTAGTGGACGATGCGATTGTGGTCGGGGAAAGCGTCTTCACTGAATTTCAAAAGAACGGGCCCAGTGTGGAGTCTTCGATTCGCGGGACACATGTCGTCGCAGTTCCTGTGACTTTTGCCGTTTTGACGACGGCCGTGGCTTTTACACCGCTGCTCATGTTGCCTGGGTTCCAGGGTAAGTTCCTTGTTGCGATTCCACTCGTGGTTATTCCAACCCTGTTGTTCTCATTGGTTGAATCTAAATTGATTCTGCCTTACCACCTTTCACTCTGTCATGTTGGTGATCACAAACGGGATAAGATCAATGCTTTCCAGCGCTTTCAACGAAAGATCTCAGACGGACTTGAGTGGCATGTGGAGCATCATTTTCGTCCTTTGCTCAGGCTTTGCCTGAATAACCGTTATCTGACTTTGTCGGCTTTTGTCAGTGTCTTGATGTTTGTTATTTCGCTGATTGCTGGAGGGTTTATCAAATTTATGCCGTTTCCGCCTGTCCCATCCGATTACATTGGAGTCATGTTGACTTATCCCGATGGGACGCCTGAGACAGTAACGAGCCGTGGTATGGATCAGGTTGTTGAGGCCTTGAATGAAGTCATCGCTGAAGTCGAAGCCGCCGGCCGTGCAAATCCGGTTGAAGATGTGCAGACTGTTCTCGGTGTTCATGCTTTTGGTGGAGGCCCGGGCGGAACACTGGGCACTTCAAATCAAAGTCATCTGGGGCAAGTTGTTCTTGAGCTGCGTAAGTCGGAAGATCGTGAGAATGCAAATGATGGTGCTGTTGAGTTGGCCAAGCGCTGGCGCGAACTGGTTGGGGATATTCCAGGCATCAAGGAGCTGGAGTTCAATGCCGAGGCTGCAGGTGGGCAGGGCGAACCGATCGATATCCAGATTACCGGACATTCGCTTGAGCAGCTCCGTATCGTGGCCAACGAAATAAAGGATAAGCTGCGCGGGTTTGATGGCGTCTTTGATATTCGGGACAACCTGGCTGATGGCCAGAAAGAGATCAAGCTGGAGATCAAGGAAAGTGCCGAGGCACTGGGATTGACTCAGGCTGACCTTGGGCGTCAGGTGCGCCAGGCTTTTTATGGAGAGGAGGCTCAACGTATTCAGCGTGGCCGTGATGACATTCGAGTCATGGTGCGTTATCCTCGTGATGAGCGTGAGTCGATTGGGAATCTTGAAGCAATGCGGATTCGGACACCCGACGGGCGCGAGGTTCCATTTTCAGCAGTGGCCGAGGCGAATGTTGGTTTGGGTTATGCGGCGATCAACCGTGAGAACCGGCAACGCATCGTCAATGTCTATGCAGATGCCGACAAGGATAAGATCGATTTGCAAGCGGTTAAGGCGGACTTGGAAAACAATATCATTCCCGACGTTCTGGCAGAATTCCCAGGCGTTCGTGCAGAGTTTGGTGGTGAGTCCAAGGAGGTACGCGAAAGTATGATTTCCCTGGGGAAGAGTGTGACACTCGTTGCTTTTGTGATGTATGCTTTACTGGCTATTCCGTTTAAGAGTTACCTCCAGCCTTTCATTGTCATGGCGGTGATTCCATTCGGTTTGGTTGGGGCGGTTCTCGGGCATGTCCTCCTTGGGCACCCAATCAGCATGCTTTCACTTTTTGGTATTATCGCGTTATCAGGTGTGGTGGTGAATGATAGTTTGGTGCTGGTCGATTTCATTAATCGAAAGCGATCTGAAGGCATGCAATTGCTGGAGGCGGTCTGGGATTCCGGAGCAAACCGTTTTCGGCCCATCCTGTTGACTTCACTGACGACCTTTATCGGCCTGTCACCGATCCTTTTGGAAACGAGTCTTCAGGCACAGTTTTTGATTCCCATGGCGATATCGCTTAGCTTCGGTGTGTTGTTTGCTACTTTCATCACTTTGATTCTTGTCCCGACGATCTACCTGGTACTTGAAGATATAAAGGGATTGTTTGTTGGTGGATCAAATGCCTGA